ATGATGCTGCGGCCAAAGATGGTATTGCCCGCACCCTGCACCACCACCGGCTTGGAAAAGTCTTCCCGCTTCTTGGGGGCAGCCTTTGGCTTGGCCTCTTTTTTAGGTGCTGCTGCAGGCGCCAGAGCAGCATCGGCGTGGGTACTCGTCTGCTTTTCCGCCACGCGTTCCTTGTGAAGCGCCGCCTGATATTCCGGCGTATTGAAGCTGTCATCCACAGAAAGATTCTGCAAGACCTCGTCGCTGGCCTCACAGGTTACGGGACAGCGATAGCCCAGCATATCCTTGATGGCCCGACCCATAAGCTGTGTCACCGCATGGGCCCGCATGATTTCGCCGCCGAGTTCCCCGGGAACCTTAATCAACAGTTTGCTGCCGTCTACCACATACTTGGAACGCTTCAAGAGCTGGAACACCGTAGGATTATCCTCGGCCACCGTCGTAACCAGCTGGGGCCAAACCTTGCTGATGCCATCTTCGATATCGATGATATCCTGATAGAAGATAACCTTCTGCAGGCTGCACTTGCCCTTAATCTGCTCCGCAGCCCGCTGCAAGAGGCTGTCCGGAATAAGGGTCTGACTGGTCAGAGCAATCTCCCAAATGCCGGCCTTCACGCTGACTTCCACATGGCGGATGACAGCATTTTTCAGCAGGGTCTTCTCCTCATCATCCAAGGTCATCCCCTGCACCAGATGCCAAAACATATTCTCTTGTTGCGGAACAATGCGATACTTCTGCATAAACTACGCTACACCTCATCCGTCAGCCCCACGAGCTACCACCGTCCGGGGTGTCCACTGGACACCCGCGGCTACGCCGCCCCCTCAAGGGGAAGGCTTCATTCTGGATACAACTCTCTATACTTCTTGCGGTCCCCAATAACCTGTCTTACGTAATCCCGCGTTTCCTTATAGGGAATCGCGTCTATATCATGGAAGGAATAACTCCAATTATTCTCATCCATCCACGCCTTCACATTACCGCGGCCAGCATTATAGGCCGCCAGCGCCAACACATCGTTGCCCTTGAACTCCCGCTGGAGTTCGGCAAGATACCAGGTGCCATAGCGGATATTCCGGTCCGGTTCGTGGAGGCTTTCCACATTGTAACTCTTGTCCCCTATCTGCCCGGCAATCCACTCGGCCGTCTCCGGCATCAGCTGCATAAGCCCCACAGCCCCGCGATGGGACAGAGCCGTATGCTTGAACTTGCTCTCGCTCTTGATGACGGCGGCGGTAAGGTTGCTGTCCACATGGTAGATTTCCGCATACTTCATCACCGTATCATGATAGGGATAGACATAAAAATACTTCCGCTGTACCGGCTCAAATTGCAGTACAAAAAACGCACTGAGACTTACGATTAAAATAAATAAAGCAACGCAAAAGCAGGTTGCCATGCGTCGCTGAATACGCCGATTCTGCTGGACCCTGTCACGAAATCCCTGCATGGGTCCACTCCTTCCAAAGTTTTTCTGCCTGCAGGAAACTCTCCTCCAGGCTGCCATTATTATCAATAAAGGTGTCTGCCCGCTTTTTCTTTTCCGAAAGGGGCATCTGGGCGGCAATGCGCGCCCGGGCCTCGGCCTCCGTGTAGCCATTGCGCCGCATCAGACGCGTGAGCTGGGTGGCCTCATCCACAAACACCAAACAATTCTCCTCTGTCATTTTATCCCATCCGGCTTCAAAGAGCAATGGCACATCCAGGATTATTACGGGAAAATTTTTTGCCTGCTTCACCGCAATCTGCCGGCGCATGGCCCGCTCCAAAATGGGATGGGTCGTTTCGTCGAGCCACTGACGCTCGGCGTCATTATCGAACACAAGACGGCCAATGGCCCGGCGGTCCAAAGTGCCATCCGCCTGCAAAATTTTCTCGCCAAAATGCGCCACATAGAGCCGGTAGAGAATCTGTCTAGGCTTTGCCAGCGCAAAGGCAATGGTATCGGCGCTCAACACCGCCGCACCCTTATCCCGGAAAAATCTTGCCATGGTGCTCTTGCCGCTGGCAATGCCTCCGGTAAGACCGATAACCCGTGCCATCACTCAGCCTCCTGACATTTGGGACAGAAATGTGTTCCCCGTCCCCCTACGGTAATGCGTTCAATGGGACGGCCACAGCGGCGGCAGGGCTCGCCCTTGCGGCCATAGACATAGAGATGTTCCTGATGGCTTCCCTGACCGCCCTCACCATTCTGGTAATCACGAAAAGTTGTGCCACCGTCTTCAATGCCCGCCGCTATAACCTTGTTGACACTTTCCCAAAGGCGCTCACACTCTTCCCGGCTCAAAGACTGGGCCGGACGCAGCGGATGAAGCCCTGCCAAAAACAGCGCCTCATCGGCATAGATATTGCCAATGCCGCCGATATATTTCTGATTGAGCAGGAAGGACTTAATAGCCACCTTGCGCTTACTAGCCGTCTCGTAAAGATAAGCCGGCGTAAATTCTGCCGACAGAGGTTCCGGCCCCATTTCCGCCAGACCTTTGAGCATGGCCCGCTCCTCGGGGCGGATGCCATGAATGGTTCCGAGCGTGCGGGTATCCCCATAGACGAGGCTCGCACCCCCCTGCAGATGGAAAATTACTCGTGCATGGCTGTCGCTTGTCTTTCCTGTGGGTTCATAAACCAGCCGTCCCGTCATGCGCAGATGGAACACCACTTCACTACCGTTATCGAGTTCCAGCAAGAGATACTTGCCCCGGCGGTTCATAGCCTTGATGGTACGGCCCGTGACGAGGGCCCGAAATCCCTCGGTATCCGGCCACTTAATCATGCGGGGCAGGCGAATATCCAAATCCATGATTCTTTTCCCCGCCGTCATCTTGTCGAGATAACGGCGGATGATTTCTACTTCCGGCATTTCCGGCATCTTACTTCGCCTCCGCCCAGTTCTTCCCTGCGTGCATATCAATGAGCAGCGGCACGGAAAGTTTCACGACGTTTTCCATGGTCTCCTTAAGGATAGCCTCCACCTGCTCACGCTCACTGTTTACCACTTCGAGCACCAGTTCATCGTGTACCTGAACCAGCACACGACTCTTGACACCCGCCGCCTGCAGTTTATGATATACCGCAATCATGGCCAGCTTGATGATATCGGCAGCCGCCCCCTGAATCGGGGTATTCATGGCCATGCGCTCTGCCAGAGAACGCTGCATGAAATTGCGGCTGTTGATGGCCGGCAAATCCCGACGGCGGTTGAAGATGGTGGTTACAAAACCGTCCTTATGGGCCTTTTCCACCGTGTCATCAATAAATTTCTTAACCCCGGTATAGCGGGCAAAGTAATTATCAATATAACTCTTGGCGTCCTTGCGGGCGATGTGCAAATCCTTGGCCAGACCGAAGTCGCTGATGCCATAGACGATGCCGAAGTTTACCGCCTTGGCATGGCGGCGCTGCTCCCCGGTCACCTGTTCCAAGGGTGTGCCAAAGACTTCTGACGCCGTGCGGGCATGGATATCCTGATTCTGCCTAAAGGCATCCATAAAGAGCTCGTCCTGCGACACATGCGCTAAGATGCGCAGTTCAATCTGGGAATAATCCGCCGACAGCAGGCAGTCATAACCTGCGCCCGGCTCAAAAAGTGCGCGGATGGTCTTACCCTCTTCGGTGCGCACAGGAATGTTCTGCAGATTGGGGTCCGAACTCGAAAGGCGGCCCGTTGCCGTAACCGTCTGATTAAAGCTCGTATAGATGCGGCCTTCTGCTCCGATCAACTCCTGCAAACCGTCAATATAGGTAGATTTCAGCTTGCTCAACGTGCGGTAATGGAGCACCTGCTCCACCACAGGATGCTTATCCCGCAGAGATTCCAAAACCTCTGCGTTGGTAGAATAGCCTGTCTTGGTCTTTTTCACCGGCGGAAGTTCGAGCCGTTCAAAGAGCACTTCGCCGAGCTGCTTCGGCGAGTTGATATTAAACTCCGTACCAGCGAGCACATAGATATCCTGCTGCAGGGACTGGAGGCGAGCCTCTAGTTCCTCGCTCTTCTTCATGAGTTCTTCCCGATTGATATAAATGCCGTTCTGCTCCATGGCCGCCAATACTTCCACCAAGGGAAGTTCAATCTCCTCATAGAGCTTATCCATCTGCAATTCTTTGAGCTTTGCAGCCAGTACCGGCTGCAGGCTGGCCAAGGCATACGCCTCCCAGACAAACTCTGCCTCAGCACCGGATAAATTCTCCGGCTTGCGCAGCGCGGGCAGATATTCCTGCACCAGACGGTCCAGTTCATACTTATTGGCTTCGGGGCTTAAAAGATAAGCTGCCAGTTCAATATCAAAGAAGCTATCCGCAGGCTTCACACCTGCCTGATAATAAGCCTTTAAGCCTTTTACAACAGCAGGCTTTTCCGCCATAACCTCCTGCAGTACAGCCAGGCCTTCTGCCTCTGCAATATAGCCCAGCTTTTTTGCAGGCCAGAGGCAAACTGCTGCCCCAGTAAGCTTTACAAAAGGCGCCTTGCCGCTGAACAGGCCGCAGACGGCCACGGACTCTGCCGCTGCCAGTTCCTTTGCCGCAGTCTCCTTATCCCAAACCGCATAGGACAAATCTACGTCAAGAGCAGGAGCCGAAAAATCCAATACAAGCTCGGCTTCTCCTTCGCCGTAAATCTTCACGAAGTTTTTCCAGACAGCCTTGAGTTCATAGCCGTCACAGAACGACTTCATGCGTTCATGGTCGGGGGTAATGCCGTAGCTTTCCCATTCCAGTTCCATCTCCGGCACGTTGAGTTCAATGGTGGCCAGTTCCTTGGAGAGAATGGCCTGCTCCTTATTTTCCGTCAAGCGCTCCTTGAGCTTCTTGCCGGAAATATTTTCAATATTGTTCAGAACTTCTTCCAACGAGCCATACTCCAGCAAGAGTTTACTGGCCGTCTTTGGCCCCACCCCGGGCACACCGGGGATGTTGTCGGAAGTATCGCCCATAAGCCCCTTCAAGTCGATGAGTTTAATGGGCTCGAAGCCATATTCTTCCTGAAAGGCTGCCTCATCATATTCCTTTAACTCGGAGATGCCTTTCTTCGTCAGTAACACCTTTAGATTCGGCCGCACGAGCTGCAGGGCATCACGGTCCCCCGTGACCACCATAACCTCATGACCTGCTCCTGCCGCCTTTACCGCCAAGGTGCCAATGATATCATCAGCCTCATAGCGTTCCTTTTCGATAAATGAGATACCAAAAGCTGCTGCAAATTCATGCAGCAGCGGAATCTGGGCGAGGAGCTCTTCCGGTGTTTTGTCACGGGTTCCCTTGTATTCGGCATACCGTTCCGTGCGGAAAGTGGTTCTGCCCTTGTCGAAGGCAATGACCAGTTTATCCGGCTGCAGCTCTCCCAACAGCTTCGTGAGCATATTGGAGAAACCGAAAATGGCATTAGTCGGCCGACCTTGGGAATCCGTCAGAGGCGGCAGTGCATAAAAAGCACGATACATCAAACTGCTGCCATCCAAAATTACAAAACGCTGGCTCAAGCGAATTCCTCCCTATTTTGTTCGTCTAAATTACTTCTGTTTCGTTTTTTCCTGTTTGCCCGTTTTATCAGCTTTGTCAGCCTTGCCCTGGCCGGCTATCTTAGCCACTTCGGCGGCCTCGCTCTTAGCTTCATTCTTATGCTCTAACTTCTTGGTGGCATCCACCTTTTCCTCACGGGCTTCCAACTTGGATTTTTTCTCCTCAGGGATGGTCTTCATGACGAAGCTGTTCTTCTCCAAAGTTCCATCGAGTCTGAACAAAGCCTTAGCATCAGCCAGCTTGCAGTAAAGCACATCCTTCTTGTCCACGCCGTCAGCTACGCCAATGGTGCTGACGAGTTTCCTCGTCTTAGCATTCCAGCCCAGGTCCACATGCGCAGCATCTGCCAAATCAATGGCAGGCAGATACATGGTGCCGCCCTGCTCAATAGCCTTGTTCTTCAATTTCACGCCATTGACATAGAGCGGATAAACCTTGGCTACATAAGTGGGTTCGCCATCCGATTCATTGATTTTCTTTTCGATTTCCTCGTTGCTGACAAAATTAGCCACGCCATAACCGGCCAGCCATTTGTTCACATCTTCCACCGTCAGCTTCTGCCAGCCATAACCGTCGGGATAGATATAGTAAGCCACCGTGTTATCCGCCAGCTTTTCTACCACCACGCGATTGTATGTGATTTCCACCGGCGTGCCGATTTCCACCAAATCAAAGAGGGCTTCCACATCCGCTTCATGCATGCGGATACAGCCATTGGAAACATAATGACCGATGGAATCCGGACGGTTGGTACCATGGATGCCATAGTTGCCCTGAATCTCCATCCAGCGATAGCCCAGCGGGCACTGCGGGCCGGAAGGAATCGTTTCCCCGGTACTCGGGTCCGTCCAGGAAGGGTTCACATCCTTGGAACGAATCTTATAATAGCCCACTGGTGTCGGCGAACTGGTCTTGCCGGGTCCAATGGGATACAGACGGATTTTTTCCGTGCCTGCAAAGAGGGCCAGGGAGCGTGCCGCCAGATTAATGGAAATCTTCTTTTCCAAAGATTTCTTCTCCGTTGCGGGAGCTTCCTTCGCTTCCTGCTTTTCTGCTGCCGGCGTTTCTGTCTTCTGCGCCTTTTCCGGTTCAGCTGCCGGAGCCACGGGCGCAGACATAACTGTCTTGCCCGTTTCCTTGGCCAGTTCCTGTTCCCGTACAGTCGGTTCCTTCACCTGCACGGACATATCCGCCAGGGTTGGCACATGCATGGGTGCAGCCCCTGCATAGGAAGCTGCCCCGCCAGTTAACAATGCGGCCGTCACCAGGCCAGCACAAATATTCTTGAGCATACCTAAAATCTCTTTTCTCTCCAAAATTTGACATGTCAATCTGACTTGTCAATTTGACATGTCACTTCTATATCCTATCATTTAAGCAGGCAATTTTCAATACACAAGCAGGGGATTTTCCCACCTAAATAGTATAAGGATAACCTCTACGCAATCAGAGGTTATCCTTACATACGCCAGTGGTATCCCGGCTTACCAATACATTGTCCAGCATAATGCGCTTGCTCTTGCCCCCGCGAATCGTTTCAATCAGCAGCTGGGCTGCACTCTTGCCGAGCTGGAACATATTCTGGTCCATGGTGGTGATTTTAGGTTCCACCAAACGGGACAATGCAATATTATCATAGCCCATGATGGAAATTTCGTCCGGCACGGCCAGCCCCAAACGCTTACAAGCATTCATGGCACCTACCGCCATCAAATCGTTACAACAGAATATCGCCGTGGGCTGCAGCTGTGGCAATTTGAGTTTCAGCGTCTCCGTGGTGGCATCCACGGTTTCCACACCATTACCTTCACCGATATTCAAAATGTAGTCCTCGCTGAAAAGTTCCCGCTTCGTCATAAACTCCCGGTAAGTATCTTCTTTGATATCGTAGGAATCGGAATTGCACCCGCGCACAAACAAAATTCGCTTATGCCCGAGGCCTGCCAGATATTCGAGCGCCGTCTGCGAGCCCATCTGCTCATCATTGCCCACATAAGACACGCCCCGTATACGATGATAACCGTTGATGAACACGAGCGGCACCCGCTGTACAAGTTCCTCATAAAAGGATTCGCTTATGTTCTTGGTATTGGGGCTGATGACGATAATTCCCGACACATTGCGGGCCACCAATGTATTGATGGCCTGCATTTCCTGCACGGGGTCGTTCTGCGCGCAGTTCAGCAGAAAGGAAAATCCATCCTGCCGAACGGCATCCTCGATACCGTCAATAACTTCCGCAAAGAACATATTGTGCAGGCCCGGCACCACGACACCAATGGTCGAAGACCTGCGGGTATTGAGTTCCCGGGCCTGTACATTGGGCACATAATTAAGACTGCTGATGGCCGCCTTAACCTTTTCCTTGGTTTCTACTTTCACGGGGTAATTCCCGTTGACTACACGGGATACGGTCGCAACAGAAACACCTGCCGCTTTGGCCACATCCACGATGGTAGCTTGTTTCTTTTCTTCCATAAAAACCTGCTTTCTT
The Selenomonas ruminantium AC2024 DNA segment above includes these coding regions:
- a CDS encoding lytic transglycosylase domain-containing protein, with the translated sequence MQGFRDRVQQNRRIQRRMATCFCVALFILIVSLSAFFVLQFEPVQRKYFYVYPYHDTVMKYAEIYHVDSNLTAAVIKSESKFKHTALSHRGAVGLMQLMPETAEWIAGQIGDKSYNVESLHEPDRNIRYGTWYLAELQREFKGNDVLALAAYNAGRGNVKAWMDENNWSYSFHDIDAIPYKETRDYVRQVIGDRKKYRELYPE
- the coaE gene encoding dephospho-CoA kinase (Dephospho-CoA kinase (CoaE) performs the final step in coenzyme A biosynthesis.), with product MARVIGLTGGIASGKSTMARFFRDKGAAVLSADTIAFALAKPRQILYRLYVAHFGEKILQADGTLDRRAIGRLVFDNDAERQWLDETTHPILERAMRRQIAVKQAKNFPVIILDVPLLFEAGWDKMTEENCLVFVDEATQLTRLMRRNGYTEAEARARIAAQMPLSEKKKRADTFIDNNGSLEESFLQAEKLWKEWTHAGIS
- the mutM gene encoding bifunctional DNA-formamidopyrimidine glycosylase/DNA-(apurinic or apyrimidinic site) lyase, which produces MPEMPEVEIIRRYLDKMTAGKRIMDLDIRLPRMIKWPDTEGFRALVTGRTIKAMNRRGKYLLLELDNGSEVVFHLRMTGRLVYEPTGKTSDSHARVIFHLQGGASLVYGDTRTLGTIHGIRPEERAMLKGLAEMGPEPLSAEFTPAYLYETASKRKVAIKSFLLNQKYIGGIGNIYADEALFLAGLHPLRPAQSLSREECERLWESVNKVIAAGIEDGGTTFRDYQNGEGGQGSHQEHLYVYGRKGEPCRRCGRPIERITVGGRGTHFCPKCQEAE
- the polA gene encoding DNA polymerase I; protein product: MSQRFVILDGSSLMYRAFYALPPLTDSQGRPTNAIFGFSNMLTKLLGELQPDKLVIAFDKGRTTFRTERYAEYKGTRDKTPEELLAQIPLLHEFAAAFGISFIEKERYEADDIIGTLAVKAAGAGHEVMVVTGDRDALQLVRPNLKVLLTKKGISELKEYDEAAFQEEYGFEPIKLIDLKGLMGDTSDNIPGVPGVGPKTASKLLLEYGSLEEVLNNIENISGKKLKERLTENKEQAILSKELATIELNVPEMELEWESYGITPDHERMKSFCDGYELKAVWKNFVKIYGEGEAELVLDFSAPALDVDLSYAVWDKETAAKELAAAESVAVCGLFSGKAPFVKLTGAAVCLWPAKKLGYIAEAEGLAVLQEVMAEKPAVVKGLKAYYQAGVKPADSFFDIELAAYLLSPEANKYELDRLVQEYLPALRKPENLSGAEAEFVWEAYALASLQPVLAAKLKELQMDKLYEEIELPLVEVLAAMEQNGIYINREELMKKSEELEARLQSLQQDIYVLAGTEFNINSPKQLGEVLFERLELPPVKKTKTGYSTNAEVLESLRDKHPVVEQVLHYRTLSKLKSTYIDGLQELIGAEGRIYTSFNQTVTATGRLSSSDPNLQNIPVRTEEGKTIRALFEPGAGYDCLLSADYSQIELRILAHVSQDELFMDAFRQNQDIHARTASEVFGTPLEQVTGEQRRHAKAVNFGIVYGISDFGLAKDLHIARKDAKSYIDNYFARYTGVKKFIDDTVEKAHKDGFVTTIFNRRRDLPAINSRNFMQRSLAERMAMNTPIQGAAADIIKLAMIAVYHKLQAAGVKSRVLVQVHDELVLEVVNSEREQVEAILKETMENVVKLSVPLLIDMHAGKNWAEAK
- a CDS encoding L,D-transpeptidase family protein; the protein is MLKNICAGLVTAALLTGGAASYAGAAPMHVPTLADMSVQVKEPTVREQELAKETGKTVMSAPVAPAAEPEKAQKTETPAAEKQEAKEAPATEKKSLEKKISINLAARSLALFAGTEKIRLYPIGPGKTSSPTPVGYYKIRSKDVNPSWTDPSTGETIPSGPQCPLGYRWMEIQGNYGIHGTNRPDSIGHYVSNGCIRMHEADVEALFDLVEIGTPVEITYNRVVVEKLADNTVAYYIYPDGYGWQKLTVEDVNKWLAGYGVANFVSNEEIEKKINESDGEPTYVAKVYPLYVNGVKLKNKAIEQGGTMYLPAIDLADAAHVDLGWNAKTRKLVSTIGVADGVDKKDVLYCKLADAKALFRLDGTLEKNSFVMKTIPEEKKSKLEAREEKVDATKKLEHKNEAKSEAAEVAKIAGQGKADKADKTGKQEKTKQK
- a CDS encoding LacI family DNA-binding transcriptional regulator, with amino-acid sequence MEEKKQATIVDVAKAAGVSVATVSRVVNGNYPVKVETKEKVKAAISSLNYVPNVQARELNTRRSSTIGVVVPGLHNMFFAEVIDGIEDAVRQDGFSFLLNCAQNDPVQEMQAINTLVARNVSGIIVISPNTKNISESFYEELVQRVPLVFINGYHRIRGVSYVGNDEQMGSQTALEYLAGLGHKRILFVRGCNSDSYDIKEDTYREFMTKRELFSEDYILNIGEGNGVETVDATTETLKLKLPQLQPTAIFCCNDLMAVGAMNACKRLGLAVPDEISIMGYDNIALSRLVEPKITTMDQNMFQLGKSAAQLLIETIRGGKSKRIMLDNVLVSRDTTGVCKDNL